A window of the Salvelinus sp. IW2-2015 linkage group LG3, ASM291031v2, whole genome shotgun sequence genome harbors these coding sequences:
- the LOC111952033 gene encoding ankyrin repeat domain-containing protein 46, translating to MSYVFINDSSQTSVPLLQACIDGDLPFAKRLLETGCDPNIRDNRGRTGLHLAAARGNVDICWFLHKFGADLLATDYQGNTALHLCGHVDTIQFLVSNGLKIDICNHNGSTPLVLAKRRGVNRDAIRLLEGLEEQEVKGFNRGAHSKLETMQMAESESAMESHSLLNPNLQNSEGVLSSFRTTWQEFVEDLGFWRVLLLLVVIALLSLGIAYYVSGVLPFSASQLELVH from the exons GCCTGCATTGACGGGGACCTGCCTTTCGCCAAGCGGCTACTGGAGACGGGCTGTGACCCAAACATACGGGACAACCGGGGTCGTACGGGCCTGCACCTAGCGGCCGCCAGGGGGAACGTGGACATCTGTTGGTTCCTCCATAAGTTTGGGGCGGACCTCCTGGCGACAGACTACCAGGGTAACACGGCCCTGCACCTCTGTGGACACGTGGATACCATCCAGTTCCTGGTGTCCAACGGTCTCAAGATAGACATCTG TAACCACAACGGGTCGACTCCCCTAGTACTGGCCAAGAGGCGCGGGGTGAACAGGGACGCTATCCGTCTGCTGGAGGGCCTGGAGGAGCAGGAAGTGAAAGGATTCAACAGAGGAGCCCACTCCAAACTGGAGACCATGCAGATGGCTGAGAgcgagag tGCGATGGAGAGCCACTCCCTGCTCAACCCCAACCTCCAGAACAGTGAGGGGGTTCTGTCCAGTTTCAGGACCACCTGGCAGGAGTTTGTAGAGGACCTGGGCTTCTGGAGG GTGCTGCTACTACTGGTGGTTATCGCCCTGCTCTCCCTGGGCATCGCTTACTACGTCAGCGGGGTGCTGCCCTTCTCCGCCAGCCAACTGGAGCTGGTACACTGA
- the LOC111952042 gene encoding heat shock transcription factor, Y-linked-like, which yields MATNNLAEQSQQLNSDSRSASPRVLGIDLTVHKRHNSTRLRDVEAETSATGTDVDLSSLLEENARQMLKYRKRPRLDHEKAAKLSNSFFNQDFPTRLWKIVDSDLFKSATWDKNGIYMLLDEERFTKEVLQRTGFRPTLPCVTMAGFDQQLILYGFQKLSSATPTSKLSMYYHHSFRQHQENLLKKIKVPVVAEVEAVEEDDVEIVMVIPGPPRQPDPPVTPITPPVTSKAETRDGQAEKDEKKEQLSLAAKDLVAKISSAVNQRKTVLLVTPSSSHTPSTPTPAPASSPAPSFTLSYPTPAPSCSYSNPSTPAQALTPYYTYSTPAPTTAPASSPNPPTASVAGASSQTSRPTTTHEGHSGSSRSITPIAHGWVRLNPNPFDRAPGPAGPAPGPPVATPDACPYHLAHSLVFTPSVNHQLCIAKAQFEEANEAQVHQAHHSQAQALNAHLTQAQAHQAQAQQVQAQALNAHQAQAHQAQSQQVQAQALYAQMAQAQMAWMQAAMYNPWVLQAMQMQMAAYMSPPPHYLHRPAGGFSTTHHINPVFPSGSSSPARAGSESCRYSPDLSFSPPNPRTQLSLHSLIHPSKPNLE from the exons ATGGCCACTAATAATTTAGCGGAACAATCGCAACAGCTAAATAGTGACAGCAGGAGTGCATCCCCGAGAGTGTTAGGCATAGACCTAACGGTTCACAAACGACACAACAGTACGCGGTTACGAGATGTTGAAGCTGAGACTTCCGCGACTGGCACTGACGTGGATCTTAGCTCCCTTCTGGAGGAAAACGCTCGACAGATGCTCAAATATCGGAAGAGGCCTCGCCTTGACCACGAGAAAGCAGCGAAACTGAGCAATTCCTTCTTCAATCAAGATTTCCCCACGAGGTTGTGGAAAATAGTGGATTCGGACCTGTTCAAGTCGGCCACATGGGACAAGAATGGCATTTACATGCTTCTCGACGAGGAGCGGTTCACCAAGGAGGTGTTGCAGCGAACAGGATTCCGACCTACTCTCCCATGTGTCACCATGGCAGGATTCGACCAACAACTGATCCTCTACGGTTTTCAAAAGCTCTCCTCAGCTACCCCCACCTCAAAG TTGTCCATGTACTACCATCACAGCTTCAGACAGCACCAGGAGAACCTACTGAAGAAGATCAAGGTACCGGTGGTTGCAGAGGTGGAAGCGGTGGAGGAGGATGATGTGGAGATAGTCATGGTCATCCCTGGTCCTCCCCGTCAGCCCGACCCTCCTGTTACTCCCATTACCCCTCCCGTTACCAGTAAAGCTGAGACCCGGGACGGCCAGGCCGAGAAGGACGAGAAGAAGGAGCAGCTCTCGCTAGCTGCCAAGGACCTGGTTGCCAAGATCAGCTCGGCGGTTAACCAGAGGAAGACCGTTCTGCTGgtcacaccctcctcctcccacaccCCATCCACACCCACCCCGGCTCCAGCCTCCTCCCCAGCCCCGTCCTTCACCTTGTCCTACCCCACCCCAGCCCCGTCCTGCTCCTACTCCAACCCATCCACCCCTGCACAGGCCCTAACCCCCTATTACACCTACTCCACCCCGGCTCCCACCACAGCCCCAGCCTCCTCCCCAAACCCACCAACGGCCTCTGTGGCTGGGGCATCTTCGCAGACCTCCAGGCCTACCACCACCCATGAGGGACACAGCGGTAGTAGTCGAAGCATCACTCCCATAGCCCATGGTTGGGTGAGGCTCAACCCCAACCCTTTCGACAGGGCACCAGGACCAGCTGGACCAGCCCCAGGTCCCCCTGTGGCCACCCCCGATGCCTGCCCCTACCACCTAGCCCACTCTTTGGTCTTCACACCCTCCGTCAACCACCAGCTTTGTATAGCCAAGGCCCAGTTCGAAGAGGCAAATGAGGCCCAGGTACACCAAGCCCACCATTCACAAGCCCAGGCCCTAAATGCCCACCTGACACAAGCTCAGGCCCATCAGGCTCAAGCCCAGCAGGTCCAAGCTCAGGCCCTAAATGCCCACCAGGCCCAAGCCCATCAGGCCCAATCCCAACAGGTTCAAGCCCAGGCCCTATATGCCCAGATGGCTCAGGCCCAGATGGCATGGATGCAAGCAGCGATGTATAACCCCTGGGTCCTCCAGGCCATGCAAATGCAGATGGCAGCCTATATGTCCCCCCCACCACACTACCTGCACCGGCCAGCAGGGGGGTTCTCAACCACTCACCACATAAACCCAGTCTTCCCCAGTGGGAGCAGTAGCCCTGCAAGAGCAGGGTCAGAGTCGTGCCGCTACTCCCCTGATCTGTCTTTCTCCCCGCCCAATCCCCGAACCCAACTATCCCTCCATTCCTTGATCCATCCATCGAAGCCAAACCTTGAGTAG